A window of the Nocardia sp. NBC_01329 genome harbors these coding sequences:
- a CDS encoding acyl-CoA dehydrogenase family protein — MFTLDSDERAIRDTAREFADEYLAPHAVEWDQHKHFPVDVLRKSGAVGLGGIYVDEEFGGSGLRRLDAVRIFEQLATGCPTMAAYISIHNMAAWMIDAYGDDEQRRQWLPGLTAMEKLASYALTEPGVGSDAAALTTRAVRDGDDYVVNGSKQFISGAGSNDLYVMMVRTQDTGAHGISTLIIPADTSGLEVGPNEKKMGWNAQPTRQVNLTDARVPVVNRLGAEGDGFRIAMNGLNGGRLNIAACSVGGAQAALEKTVPYLAQRTAFGGPLLDNPALQFQLADMRTELEAARTLLWRAAGALDDDAPDKVELCAMAKRFATDAGFEVANAALQLHGGYGYLAEYGLEKIVRDLRVHQILEGTNEIMRMVVARSMTASVAGVP, encoded by the coding sequence GTGTTCACACTCGATTCCGATGAGCGGGCCATCCGCGATACCGCCCGGGAGTTCGCCGACGAATATCTGGCGCCGCACGCCGTGGAATGGGACCAACACAAGCACTTTCCGGTGGATGTGCTGCGGAAATCGGGTGCGGTCGGGCTCGGCGGCATCTATGTGGACGAGGAGTTCGGTGGATCCGGGCTGCGCCGGTTGGACGCGGTGCGGATCTTCGAACAGCTCGCGACCGGGTGTCCCACCATGGCGGCCTATATCTCGATACACAATATGGCGGCCTGGATGATCGACGCCTACGGTGACGACGAACAGCGTCGGCAGTGGCTGCCCGGGCTGACCGCGATGGAGAAGCTCGCCAGTTACGCGCTCACCGAACCCGGGGTGGGCTCCGATGCCGCCGCCCTCACCACTCGGGCGGTGCGTGACGGCGACGACTATGTGGTCAACGGGTCCAAGCAGTTCATCTCGGGGGCGGGTAGCAACGACCTGTACGTGATGATGGTCCGCACCCAGGACACCGGAGCGCACGGGATATCGACGCTGATCATCCCGGCCGATACGTCCGGCCTGGAGGTCGGTCCCAACGAGAAGAAGATGGGCTGGAACGCCCAGCCCACCCGGCAGGTGAACCTCACCGACGCGCGGGTACCGGTCGTCAACCGGCTCGGCGCCGAGGGCGACGGGTTCCGGATCGCGATGAACGGGCTCAACGGTGGGCGGCTCAATATCGCCGCTTGCTCGGTGGGTGGCGCGCAGGCCGCGCTCGAGAAGACCGTGCCCTATCTCGCCCAGCGCACCGCGTTCGGCGGGCCCCTGCTGGACAATCCGGCACTGCAGTTCCAGCTGGCCGATATGCGCACCGAATTGGAAGCCGCCCGGACCTTGCTGTGGCGTGCTGCGGGGGCGCTGGACGACGACGCACCGGACAAGGTCGAACTCTGCGCCATGGCCAAACGGTTCGCCACCGATGCCGGTTTCGAGGTCGCCAACGCCGCGCTGCAACTGCACGGCGGATACGGTTACCTGGCCGAATACGGTCTGGAGAAGATCGTCCGCGATCTGCGGGTGCACCAGATCCTGGAGGGCACCAACGAGATCATGCGGATGGTGGTAGCCCGGTCGATGACAGCGTCCGTGGCGGGTGTGCCGTGA
- a CDS encoding CoA-acylating methylmalonate-semialdehyde dehydrogenase, which produces MARELTHFIGGQHVPGTSGRFGDVYDPNLGEVQARVPLATRAEVEAVIANAEAAQPAWAATNPQRRARVLMKFLTLVNDEIDSLAALLSSEHGKTIADAKGDIQRGLDVIEFAVGIPHLLKGEYTESAGTGIDVYSMRQPLGVVAGITPFNFPAMIPLWKAGPALATGNAFVLKPSERDPSVPLRLAELFLEAGLPAGVFNVVNGDKEAVDTILHDPRVKAVGFVGSTPIAQYIYETATANGKRAQCFGGAKNHAIVMPDADLDDVADQLIGAGYGSAGERCMAISVAVPVGEETADRLVEKLTERVHKLNIGKSDDPGADYGPLVGLDGVDRVKKYIQQGIDEGAELVVDGRGLTVEGAENGYFVGATLFDRVGKEMSIYRDEIFGPVLSVVRAADYEEGLRLANDHEYGNGVAIFTRDGDTARDFAARVQVGMVGINVPIPVPIAYYTFGGWKRSGFGDLNQHGPDSIRFYTKTKTVTQRWPAGAKESNSFVIPTME; this is translated from the coding sequence ATGGCTCGAGAACTCACACATTTCATCGGCGGGCAGCACGTCCCCGGCACTTCCGGCCGGTTCGGCGATGTCTACGACCCGAACCTCGGCGAGGTGCAGGCCCGGGTGCCGTTGGCCACCCGCGCCGAGGTCGAGGCCGTCATAGCGAATGCCGAGGCGGCGCAGCCGGCCTGGGCCGCGACCAACCCGCAACGCCGGGCCCGGGTGCTGATGAAGTTCTTGACCCTGGTCAACGACGAGATCGACTCCCTCGCCGCGCTACTCTCCAGCGAGCACGGCAAGACCATCGCCGACGCCAAGGGTGATATCCAGCGCGGCCTCGACGTCATCGAATTCGCGGTCGGGATCCCGCATCTGCTCAAAGGCGAGTACACCGAGAGCGCGGGCACCGGTATCGATGTGTACTCGATGCGCCAACCGCTGGGTGTGGTCGCCGGGATCACCCCGTTCAACTTCCCGGCCATGATCCCGCTGTGGAAGGCCGGCCCCGCGCTGGCCACCGGCAACGCCTTCGTGCTCAAACCCTCCGAACGCGACCCGTCGGTCCCGCTGCGGCTGGCCGAGCTGTTCCTCGAGGCCGGGCTGCCCGCGGGCGTGTTCAATGTGGTCAACGGCGACAAGGAAGCCGTGGACACGATCCTGCACGACCCCCGGGTCAAGGCCGTCGGATTCGTCGGGTCCACTCCGATCGCGCAGTACATCTACGAGACCGCGACCGCGAACGGTAAGCGCGCGCAGTGCTTCGGCGGTGCGAAGAACCACGCCATCGTCATGCCCGACGCCGATCTCGACGATGTCGCCGATCAGCTCATCGGCGCCGGTTACGGTTCGGCCGGTGAGCGCTGTATGGCTATCTCGGTGGCCGTGCCGGTCGGCGAGGAGACCGCGGACCGGCTGGTGGAGAAGCTCACCGAACGGGTGCACAAACTCAATATCGGCAAATCCGACGATCCGGGCGCGGACTACGGGCCGCTCGTCGGGCTCGACGGTGTCGACCGGGTGAAGAAGTACATCCAGCAGGGCATCGACGAAGGCGCCGAACTAGTGGTGGACGGCCGCGGCCTGACCGTGGAGGGCGCGGAGAACGGATACTTCGTCGGCGCGACCCTGTTCGACCGGGTCGGCAAGGAGATGTCGATCTACAGAGACGAGATCTTCGGGCCGGTGCTCAGCGTCGTACGCGCCGCGGACTATGAGGAAGGCCTGCGGCTGGCCAACGACCACGAGTACGGCAACGGCGTGGCGATCTTCACCCGTGACGGTGACACCGCCCGCGATTTCGCGGCCCGCGTGCAGGTCGGCATGGTCGGTATCAATGTCCCGATCCCGGTGCCGATCGCGTACTACACCTTCGGCGGCTGGAAGCGGTCCGGGTTCGGCGATCTGAACCAGCACGGCCCGGATTCGATCCGCTTCTACACCAAGACCAAGACGGTCACCCAGCGCTGGCCCGCGGGAGCGAAAGAGAGCAACAGCTTCGTCATCCCGACGATGGAATGA